The Mustela nigripes isolate SB6536 chromosome 6, MUSNIG.SB6536, whole genome shotgun sequence DNA window CATTCATTTTCAGTAGCTTTTGAAGTCTGCCCTCCTGATAAgcctaaagaaaaacaacagtggGGGAAATAATggaacttaaaaacaacaaagtctGAAAAGTTCTGTGAGAAaacctttctttaaagaaaggaatttttaaagcaaaaggaaTTTTCAAAGGAAGAATACTAATTTATATTACAGCACCCAACTAGAAAATGTGTAACGCTCCTTTCAAGCGGTGAGCAGCGATGTGCTTTCCTTAGGACTTGCCTTAGGACAAGTACCTTTGCATGTGATGGAGAGCTGCCGCAGAGACGTTTCCACAGTACTTCTACATACATTAGGGCCTGACATTCCAACAAAATCAAACTAGTCCTAATCAAGTCTCAGAATCAGTCCTTTTTTTCCTAGAATTATTACACCAGGATTCAAACTAGGTTCTTAAAAACATGTgtactggggacgcctgggtggctcagttgggtggaggactgccttcagctcaggtcatgatcccagagtcccgagatcgagtcctgcatcgggctcccagctccatggggagtctgcttctctctctgaccttctcctcgctcatgctctctctcactgtctctctcccaaataaataaataaaaatctttaaaacatgtgTACcgtatgtttttaataaaagtatcaattccaggaatgcctgggtagctcagtcggttaagcatctgccttcagctcatgatcccagagtcctggaatccagcccagagggctccctctgcctgctactctctctctgacaaataaataaataaaatcttaaaaaaaactatcacTACCAGTCAACAGCATCTTTATTTTCTACTGTGAAAGGTACCACAATGAGTAGGCTGAGGTCTTCAGTTAAGACAGGGTCCTGGCAAATGGCAACTGAAACAGATCAGCCAAATACTTGAGACTTTTCTATATTGTTTaagtaaaaattcagaaaaatatcatTAGTTGACATTGTACTGCatgagaaattaaatataaaagtccctgattttcaaagacattttcttttcttttctttttttttttttaaagattttatttatttgacagacagagatcacaagcaggcagagaggcaggcagagagagggggaagcaggctcccggctgaggagagagcccgatgcggggctcgatcccaggaccccaagatcatgacctgagctgaaggcagaggcttaacccactgagccacccacgcacccctcaAAGGCATTTTCAATAAGCAAAGATAAAAAGGAGGATGGAGGAGGCTAAATGAATAAACACGACTCTAcaaagcttactttttttttaaagaacacatttaattttttattatatatatattcttagtttttttaagtaatctctttatCCAACATGCAGCTTGAACTCACGAACCTAAGAtactctgctgactgagccagctgggcgccCCTCAGGCTTACCTCTTTTATCTACCTGTGCACGAGGCCTCCTGTAATTTATTTAGGATTTAGTTTCCATGTACTTGCTACATAAcaagctttgtaatataaatattatagacttttaattttttaaaaactatttcattcCACTAGCTTTTATACACGTTTCATATTAGCTTGGAAGACTGTTCTggtgatatatttaatattaccttttattaaaacaaaaatctgtggTAACGTGAGACAATGGTTGGAAACACTGTTAACAGGCACTAAAAGTTTTTGTAAAAATCCAATTTTAATCTCAACAGTCAAAAAGACCCCCCAAACTTACCAGCCCAGACTGCGTATTTTTCTCCTGCCTACCATCAGCTGTAGGGGGTGAAAGGCAGAGCTTAGGGTCAGTAGAGCAGGGTTCTTGGGATGCGGAAGGGGGTGCAGTAGAAGAAGGTGAAGGAGGAGGCACGGCACTGTGGCTGGCCcttggcagagtggcaggtacaCACGGTGGCTTGGGGACTGAAGGGAGCACACATGGACACCAGCAACAATGGGGATCAGACGGCCTCACCCTGACCGTCTGTACAAAAGGTCTAACATGAGAGGCTGGTAAACACAGCCAGTATTCGTGAACTTGCATTATGGCAGAAGCTCCTCCTTCAACAAAAGGCACTGTAGGGGGAAAAACAATCTGGTAATAACAATAGCCATTCAGATCAAAGGATCAATATAAGCTTCAGATAACAAGCATTATTCCCTAATTGCTCTCAAAGAGCACAGGCTGACTTGCTGACTTAAAAGAATTAACTAATAAATGCAGCTAGATGTTCTTCGGGAAAAATAACATGACCATTTTTAATCTCAGCCTCAATTTTATCTGCAAGTACAGGACACAGCCAGTGCCAAAACACAGTCATTGGCTGTCTAAAGGGAAACTACCCATTTCATAACCACCCCACTTAATATATCtactagaagaaagaaaatgcactGTCATGCTGAAAAGCCACATACTCCCTTTACCAATGTGTAATCTGTTCCATACTGAAATTCTGGATCACACCGGATTCTTACAGTTCATGCTGGAAGTAAAACTCTATCAACCAGTGTACAGATTCTACAAAGAAAGCTGAGTGAGCCTGAACTTTATAAAGTAAAATCAGTAAGATACAGGAAACTAAAGCATTCCACTGACCCCAGAACTAAACATGgtgttttaaaattgtaatccaacttaaaactgaaattctgtcaATGAGGTCCAAGTTAAGTGGTTTCCAACgtgaaatatatatgtaagatGGATTGTAGAAAACAGCTCCCCCAGGTGTGTACAGATGAgtaaggagaggaggagaaaaatgtcCCCTCCAATTATGAGTGTTAGAAATAGTGATCACCAACTGTAGTAGCTGACAAAGAACAGGAATTCTTAAACTTTTTAGTCTCAGGATCCCTTCCAAGCCTTAAATTATTTAGGGCCCCCAAAAAGCTTTGGTTAATGTGAggcttatttataaatttttgtatattagaaattaaaactaagaaagaaattttaatattaaaatattacaatattaaaaaCCCTAAGTATTACTGTTAAACAGAACATTAACAATCATCTTTTAATTAGTGGGAAGAGTGGCATTTTATATCTTTGTAATTCTCTTTAATGTCTGTCTTAATAGAACACCGCTCCTGTCTTTTCTGCACTTAGTCTATTACAACATCACCTGTCTGGAAAATTCCATGGTAGACTTGCAAAAGAgttgtaacaaaacaaaaaagcatcttAGTAGTATTATAACAAAACAGGTATAGTAGTATTCTAACAGTAGTATTACAACAAATATTATAATAGTATTATAACAAAAAacgcatctttttttttaagattttattaatctgacagagagagagagagacaagcaggcagagtggcaggtggcggggggagggggagcaggctccccactgagcagagagcccgatgtggggcacgatcccaggaccctgagatcatgaccggagccaaaggcagaggcttaaaccactaagccacccaggtgccccaacgaaAAAGCATCTTAGTAGTACAGAAATAATTCTGACATCAAGGCCTTCCTCTTAGGGCCTCAGGAGGCCCCAGAAGAATGCAGACCGCActtctgagaaccactgctttaggaCTTAAGTGTAATTACACAACACCTTACACCTGCAGGTGTCTGCCAGCCTTAGACACTGGatattcttccctttcttccattTGTCTCTCTCAGGaatgcctctcccccaccccacccctagcGAAACACTGCTGCAGACTCACCTTTGGAAAGGCACAACACAGAAATTCTAGTGTACCAGATCTCTTTAAAATTAGAGTAATCTTTATGTTTCCTTTCCCCCAAACATGAATCTTACCCACGTGTACCAGTTTTTACCATTACACATCAACTCTTGTGTTAACTGAGCTGGCTTAATACATGTGCTCTACCACTCTCTAAGCCAGGTGATGTGGGCTGATCACCTAACCCCTAGgagtctttttcattttgtaaaatgaagtTAACATACCCTTGTACTTCACCAACCTGCAGGATGTAAGTGAAATAATGACTATCAGCCCAGTGGCTAGTAGGAAAAACCTGTTTAAGTTACTAACTCTCCCCTTCCTAAAGAAGGGAACCTGCAGGGTCAAAAAGATCTGGCAGAGTCCAGCAGATTCCCCCACACCTCCCTGCACCACATCTCCTCTGAAATGCCCTCTTCCCATCAAATCCTGATAGAGTACATAAACCacaatgttaaataatttttattcagtgTACACAAACACATTATCCTTTCCAAAGTAGTCTTTTAGGGCTGGAGGTGGAGGTTCTTTTACCAACATTCTAAGACTCCAACACAGTGCCTGTTTCTTCCATTAGGTCTCCCTCAAGTTCCCAAacaacattttccttttgttcctcccCACTCCACCAACACATTATCATATCTTAtacaaggcaggcagaggagactTCACTACAGTCGTAACCGCAACCATGAGGACAGACTTAAGAAGTTGCACTGGTATGTTTAACAATGGAGGAATTATAGGTGGTCTCCAAAAACTGAACCaggcaagaaaacagattctgCCCTCAGAGCCTCTGCAGAACCAGCCCTACTGACACCCTGATTTATAGCCCAGATAAacatatttgagatttttaaccTCTAGAGCTATCAGAGAATACGTTTCTGTTGTTTCAAAGCCACCAAAagtttggtaatttgttacagtagcaaaAGGAAACCAATacacacactgaaatataaaTTCCATGAGAGATGGTCAATTTTCTGACCACAACTTTTTTCCCAGTTCCTAGAGCAGTGTCTGTACAGTAAGCCCTCAAGCAATTGCTGAGGAAATTAACAAGTGCCATTCCAAGATTCCAAGATTCTAATCGCTTGGTAATGGAGTTCCCCAAACAAAGGCAAAAGCATGAGGAAGTCAAGagaagggaatctgcttttccctccccctctgccctttctccctgcttgttttctctcattctctctctctctctctcaaataaataaaaatctttaaaaaaatttttaaaaagctggggagcctgggtggctcagatgttaagcatctgccttcagctcaggttatgatcccagggtcctgggatcaaggatcaagccccaagttgggctccctgctcagagagaagcctgcttctccctctcccactccccttgcttgtgtgatCCCTCTCTCagcgtctctgtcaaataaataaaatcatatNNNNNNNNNNNNNNNNNNNNNNNNNNNNNNNNNNNNNNNNNNNNNNNNNNNNNNNNNNNNNNNNNNNNNNNNNNNNNNNNNNNNNNNNNNNNNNNNNNNNtctctctctgtcaaataaataaaatcatatatatatatatatatatatatatatatatatatatatattaaaagctaCAACTTCAGAGAAGGCCCCCCAAACTACCTTCCCCCTAAACCTCTATATGCTCTATTAATGGTTTTAGTCAAGTCTCCAATACTCTCAATAAAGAGACGGGCACTTAACAGAGGAACCTGGAGAGGAGTTTAAAaaaggggtggagggggggaggcaggataCTGTTGCTACTAACAGATAATTTTCCTCTAATAGCAAAGCTCTGGAAAACCCAGGGAACTTGGTTGGGAAAGACAGGCTCAAGTGAGGATCAGCAAGACCAAATGATACTCGCTTGACTGCTAAATAAATCAAAGGGTGGTAGACACCAGGAGGGTTAGCATTCCTTCAcatgaaaaaagggaaggaatggCTCCTTCAGAAAACAACTGAACAACTTTATGAGAAATATCTCTAATTATCTAAATATCAACTAATTACTAAGAAACTTGCGCACACATACATTAAGATTGCTCCTGTCAATCTTGACGTCGTTTATTTAGTCTTTGGACTTCCCTTCGCTCTATCACGCTGACTTAGTAGAAAAGTTTGTTACTTCTATGCAAAACAGATACTTATCCATTTCCCAAATCATGCCCAACAGCAAAATCCACTACTATCAAAGATTAAGTTCCTATAGGGATCAAGAAAAGTAGCCTTCAGGCACCTGACTGGCTGCATAGTCAGTATGCGACTCTAGATCTCTGAGTCCTGAGtacgagccccacataggacatGGAGcctattgaaaaaagaaaaaaagaagaaaagcttattTAGGAATGCTCCATACCTTTGAACTTGTTTTCTTAAAGACCCAAAATTTTGGCATAACCTTAAAACAACTGcaatcaacaaaaagaaaaaaaaaaaaaagagcttatatGGTTAAGTAAAGAACATTTAGGTTAAGTTAATTATATATTTCAGTATAGAGAGAGATCATTTCCAGGCATTTAAAACCCTAACAAGAAACACAAATTGAACTGGGAATATTCAAGGGTGTTACACAATGAAACACCACTGATTCTGAAGGTCACCAGCAGAGATTACAAAGTGTCTGGAAACCAGAGGCTAGGGAAGAAATTACCCATGTAAATACTATAACTGGTTTTGTGTTTGAAATAATCTGACAAAAATATCTTCAACTTCTGAGGAAACTAATATATAAAGTAACCCAACTGTCACCCAGTTTAGCATTCaaatggaagtttatttttttttaagattttattatttatttgacagaaagagagatcacaagtaggcagagcaggaggcaaagagagagagggggaagcaggctccccactgagcagtggggctcaattccaggactctgggatcatgacctgagccaaaggcagaggctcaacccacttagccaccccggtgcccttcAAATGGAATAgtttaaaatcaaaaagaaacaacTCATGAATCTCTGGTGCCATAATTTCTCACAATTCCATGTATTTGACCTCCGTATTCCCCTGCCTAGAATACCTTTCTTCTATCTTTGACCAATCCCTACTCACCTTTCAGCATGCACTTAATTGACGCCTCACCTAACAAAAGTAGAATGTCTCTACAGTAGATAAGACAAATCACAGGAGAAATTATTTAGCTTATGGATGTCACACATTAATCTTAACTGAGTCCTCCTTGAAATGAAGCATAACATCGAGATTTTTTTACAGTAAATTATCACTGTTTATTCACTGCCCTACGGATAGTCTTTTTGCCTACTTTTTCCCCCCACTCTTCCCCCAACCTTGTCAGGTGCCCCATCAAGTTCCCTCTAACAGAGGAAGCAATGCAGTATCAAATAGCatcataaaattgattttttggtAAACTATCAAATGCCTCTTATGAATTCCAGAACTAGTTTTTACTGATAAAGTCTTaaagggcattttaaaaaaatcttcccacaaacatgccagtgaataattttttaataacagaaGATCATGACAaccttataaactaccaaaaaaaaaaaaaaaaaaaaaaacactgcacaGTAAAACAATTTCTGgcatttttgaaaatactttctcacTTTACATGAAATAGTTATGTGCTTCTGCTTGATTTTACTCTCCATTTTGAGATACTTTAGAAAAGCCACAAAATGCGTCCTACATGAAGAACAAAAATCCCTAGTAGGAGTTTGTGATCATAGCCTCTGAAATTTCAAAAGTTGCCACAATATTTTTCCAGTCCTGTAAACTCAAAGATATAACTCCTTGTTTCCTGCCATGAGAACAGGGATCATTTCCCTCACCCACTTGGTTAATATTAATTGGCTCTAATATTGGCAGCCTGTCTTGGTCAAGCCTTAGTCTCGCAAAACCATCCCTTAtaatgaaagaaacataaaatatattctccACAGTACGAGAAAAAGAGTTTGGATCAATCACAAACTCAAAATAGGACACAGGAGTATCAGGATACTTCTGAAAGTAAGTTTGCAACAATCCCAAGattctttctacttctttttctgttgtttcttgatTATTACTCAGGTCCAACTTCCTCAGCTTTGTAGGCATATccccattttcttccattttgagagCTTTTTTGAGGTGTTCAAGTCGGGGCCTTGGTGCAGGTTTGGACTTGAATGAACCAAAAATAAAGTGGAATGTCTCAGCTTGCAAAATCCAGGACGACGCCTCCTTCTGTACTGTGTCCCAGAAGGAAAGAACTATATTATCATCAAAGCCACTCAATTCCTCATGTTCCTCTTCCATCCAGTTTAGACCCACAAATATAAACAGAAAGTCACAAAACGCTACTTGGTTAAAAAAGCTCATATCGCAATTtagttgctttgctttttctttaccCAAGTCAGAAGCCAGAACAAGAAACTGGGCATCGAGAGCAGCTTCTCTTGTTCGGCTCACTCCATCAAACAGGACATCGGCTTCTTCCAGCGCCAAGGTTAACGAGTCGCTCACGGTGTTCACTAGGTCATCACGGTTCTGCTGGACGTTATAGATGAGCTGCCGGTACTTCTTGCGGATTTTCCGGCATTTCTCCTCGTCCCCCGCGAGCCCTAGGAGGCTGGAGTCTATGCTGGCCTCCCCATAGCTGAGGTCGTCAGAGCAGCCACCAGCCCCCAGCGCCACTCCCACCTTCATCGGCTCCTCCCCATCATCCGCCTGCTTCACAGAGTACGCACTAGCGGCGATGGTCCCCACtggctcctctcctttctctacaCCTCCCCCGAGGGAACCTTTCTCATCAGACATTTCCGCGACCGGCGCTCTCAGGGGACACTCTGCTAACGGCCTTCACAACGTTTTTCCTACAACAGCGGAAACTGAAGGGGGTCTATCGGAGCGGAGGATGTCGGCCCATGCGCACTGGCAACGGCCCGGAGGCCCCGCCCCAGCTCGCTCCGCCTCCCGGCGGCCCCGCCCCGCGGAGCCCAGACCCAGTGCGTTGGCAACCAGCTCGCTGTGGCGCACAGAACACGCGCAATAATGGGCCATCTCTCCACGCTGGAATAATACCTGCTCAAGGGTTAGCCATTAGTTTAGCAATTACTGACAGTGTTCTCTAGctttcaaagaaatgcaaaaactctATGGGGGGAGGCGGGAGGCTACATGTTCTGCACTTTAAACCATTTGCTGTCACATAATGCAGTTAGGTCAATTATGTTTTTCGTTCTTACTATGATTTAAAGGTAGGGTCTCTGGGGTTCTGTCTTTTTGAAAACTAAGTCTGGCTATCCTGTAAACTGCCTATTAAGCCAAAAATCAGGAGTTGCAGAACGTCCACCACAAATGGGCCGAATTCTCAGCGCTCAGTTCCAAGGTGCTGTCTGGAATACATTCTTCATTACGCAAAAGCACATTAGTAAATAAATACCTTCCGGGCCCTCAAAAGCCAGACCCCTTCCAGTCAAGAGAGGAGGCAGACACCCGGCAAGTGAGCGTCTGAGCCAGCCCAAGGCAAAGGTGGGGGCCCGTCCGGCATTACCCAAGTGACCTAGGTTCTCCACCACCCAAGAGTGGAAGGATaaagtgggttcagcctctgcaaAAGAGCAGTTTATCTGGAAACCTGGCAAAGGGTAAAGGCCACAATCTCCCAATGGAGATAAATCTGAACCCTGAAAGGTGATTAAAGctacaaagattttaaaagcaatCTGATATAAAGATATGAAAGCAAATGCTGTGAATCAAGTGACTACATTGGAAAATTCACCCACTAGTTCACTGGAAATTCAGTACAGTTGGAACAAAGGGCTTACCTCATCAGTCTCATAAGCAGCAAAGTATATGTAACAATaaggaatacattttgtttttaaagaaaacaaaaaaaaatgcactctCAACCCACAAGCTTTTCACTTCAACAGGTGCCCCTTTAATAGGGCAGAGGACACCACAGCCAGAACACCACACTGTACCTGTCAACCTGGGTTTCAAGGCACCAGGAAGTAAATTAGCTCTATATTGCTTCTTATGAATCTAAACTAGTTCATTTTTCCTTGTCTGTAGCAGAAAGTTTCTTACAAATGCATGAACAGCACAACCTAGTATTCAATTTCTCTAaactttttatattattcttcatctaccacaatttttcttttcttttcttttttgttttttaaattatttatttatttgaggggcacctgggtggctcactgggttaaagcccctgccttctgctcaggtcatgatcccagggtcctgggatcgagccccatatccggctccctgctcagcgggaagcctgcttcctcctctctctctgcctgtctttctgcctacttgtgatctctatctgtcaaataaataaataaaatcttaaaaaaaagaaaaagattatttatttgagagagagaggagcagagggagagggacaaccagactccacactgagccccatgcagggctccatctcacaagcctgagatcacaacctgagcccaaatcaagagctggaagctcatatgactgagccaacccaggggcccccatcataattttaaatagaggtaaaattcagaagaaaaaaacatttattttccaagAACACCAGGCATTATGGCTATTCATGCATATATATTATCCTGCTCTATCAGACTGAACATCTCTGAATCAAGAATCTGGCCTTAAATCTTCAAAGCAAAGCTGTTTTCACAAGGATACATTTGAGTATGCACactgcaatatataaatgaatatacatgAGAAACTTTGTTCCAGCACCTACTGCAAGCTATTTGGCACAAGACTGATTTCACAGATTAGTGGGAAAAAAGTAGATCCaacacactgaaaataaaagtttaatgcTTTTCAGAAAGTCAACCTTAACTCTTCTCTGAAATaaagaagcagcaagagaaaagaaaaacaaaagtgcgCCCCCCAGGATCACCACAGGACCATCCATATTTTCCTCCCCAAGTTTGACCATTTACAAACCATTTAAGTATGTTTTAAATCTTAGATGAAAACACCCAGCTAATTCCGagttccaaaaacaaaaacatttccttttatagTTCACCATATTCTTGAGGAGCTTCTGATATCCTTTTCAAATTCAGTAAAAGCAATTTATAAAAGAATTCCCAAAAATAAACCAACCTTCCCACCCTAAGGTACCTATTTTCTCCTGTCTCAGAGGAGGGAAAACAGGCAGATACCAATTTGCTCTATACAGAGCCTTTCATCCAAGAATTTCAAAatggtttagaaaaataaatgaattctccCAACCTACTTATAAAGTAATAATACCATTTACAGGGATTTCTCAGGAGATAACAACCCACACAACTTGCTCGGAGCAACAGAACACATCAAGGCAGGCATCATATTATTAAGTAGTATTTCCAGTgccaaattcattcattctatacTAGCTAGATCCCTGTCCCTAAGAACCTTGGTAACATGTAACTTAGCTCACCCTCAAAAAGTCATACTTGCATAATATTCTGCCTTTTTAATTCTGCATTTAGAGCACAAGGTTTTAATGTTGCTATAAACTAAAAATCTCAAGTCTAGTGATTTTcctaaatcatttaaaaaaatgggatttcTACACTCATGAATCCTGAAATCACTAAATAGCAATTTTCTACCCTGAAGTCCAATTACTCATAATAATTATGTAAATGTAccttaaaaagaaggaacagcaataaataatttcagttatGCTGGTAAACTTCTCTTTGGATTGTTAACAGAGAGCAAAAGTGCACTCGCTCTTCAAAGACCTCACTAAAGTCTACCATCCCCATTCAGTAAGGCTAGTTCAGGCAACCACGACACACAGCTTGGCCTCCAAGATAACTCAgctcttctcctccccttttcCTGTTTCAGGAGTTGCTGTCAAGAGCTCAACATGGCcctacatttcctttcttcttttcttcagttttttatattttccgTTCCCTTTGCTCCAAGTTCAGACTCATTCATTCCCAGCTCCTAGGCTATCTCCCACAACCCCCAGTGTGCAACACGAACATGAGATGGATGTCACAGGTTAAAAGCCTCTCTGCagccaaacaaaaaaaagaacttaccTAGGGTCcctgggttttttaaagattttatttatttatttgacagagatcacaagtaggcagtgaggcaggcagagaaggggaagcaggctccctactgagcagagagcctgaagtggggctcaatcccaggaccctgagatcatgacctgagcagaaggcagaggctttaactcactgagtcacccaggcgcctctgggtCCGTGGAGTTTTAACCATAGGATTAATCTGTAACAAACGGGCACAGAAGAAACCTCTGGGCCAAAACTGGGGCCAATCAGGTTTGGGTCCAACACTCAAGCAGATATGCTTATCCTGCTATGAGCTTCCTCCCTGaacttttctgttccttctttcacAGCAGTTTTCTCTCCCCTCATCCTGCCAGGGTATCTATTTAATACTTAGCTGAAAAGAGTCTCACTGATAAAAGTGCTAGTCTGAGTTGTCAGATTAGCAGGATGTTAggtatgttttctctttcatctgaATTCCCTTTAAGGTTATGCTTGAGTGTATATGGTTTTGCTTTGGTTGGTGTTTTAATATTTAAGGTAAACTTTGCCAGGATCAAGgcagatacacatttttttaaataaccatggACAGGGGAAGGAGGCAAACCTGGGTTCTAATCTTGACCTATTACTAGTTTTTAGGTTCTCTTAGGTGGGTTGCTTAACTGCTCAACCTCCAGTTTCCTCATCGGTAATGTGGGAATACTACTACTTACCCACCGTAAAGCTACTGTAAGTATTGAAGGAGAATTGCGTGACAGATCAGATAATATTTTCAATTACTGAATACTTAGTAAATCTAAACCATCCCAaagatagcaaatatttattaataaacattagaaaccaaacagaaaaaagtaTACAAATCAGTAACCTCACTCTtaggacagaaaaatattttactccaTATTCCATATCCATCTATCTGTAAGGAGGAATACAGGAATATACCCAACTACAACTAATACCGGTGGGAAAAAATTTGCCATATAATGCAATTTAAACATCTACTAAGGTTTCAGCTAATGGAAGTGTATATAGTATTTTGAAGAGGTAAAACTCTGTGCTACGTAATCTGAAGCAGGGTCTATTAAGAGTCTGAGGTTATTCTCATTGAGTGATTTCCTTCGATTTCAGcagattctttaaaaacaacagcaacacagTATCCAAAAGAGGCTTCAAATAACCATTCTATCCAAATAACATGGCTTTACTGCTAGTGAAGTAAAAGATGACTGTCAAGTCCCACAAAATAATGCAGACTTGAGCATTTAAATCCTTTAGAGTACATAAAGCCGCCACGCTTGCTTTGTGGCCAAACACTTCACAGACAGCAGAAAACCCAGTGCTGGCTGACTTACCAAGTCTCAAGAACTAACATAAACAAGGGTGTGGGTTGAGAATAGAACCTTTCAATTACAAGAGCAATTACCAACTCTTTTAGGACACACCTCAGAAATCAGCAATGACCAGGAGCATCATTTTGATAGACTATGGGGAAGGCAGCACTGGCTATGTGGTTTTTAAGGCAGTAGCCTTGCAGGAATTCACTCTGGAGGCCTAGGCTCAGATCAAAACTAGTGCTGTATTAGTTTCCACTTATTTTCTTCAGAGTCTGAGTTTCCTCCTTTGTCACATCAGTCTACTGAATGTCTTTTCTGCCACACAAGAGTGGTTGTCACTCTTTATAAAAAATCATATAC harbors:
- the EID3 gene encoding EP300-interacting inhibitor of differentiation 3, which encodes MSDEKGSLGGGVEKGEEPVGTIAASAYSVKQADDGEEPMKVGVALGAGGCSDDLSYGEASIDSSLLGLAGDEEKCRKIRKKYRQLIYNVQQNRDDLVNTVSDSLTLALEEADVLFDGVSRTREAALDAQFLVLASDLGKEKAKQLNCDMSFFNQVAFCDFLFIFVGLNWMEEEHEELSGFDDNIVLSFWDTVQKEASSWILQAETFHFIFGSFKSKPAPRPRLEHLKKALKMEENGDMPTKLRKLDLSNNQETTEKEVERILGLLQTYFQKYPDTPVSYFEFVIDPNSFSRTVENIFYVSFIIRDGFARLRLDQDRLPILEPININQVGEGNDPCSHGRKQGVISLSLQDWKNIVATFEISEAMITNSY